The proteins below are encoded in one region of Pseudonocardia sp. DSM 110487:
- a CDS encoding tyrosine-type recombinase/integrase, whose amino-acid sequence MAGPGLGHARLADHGHRRPPGGAVWPALVARGSARRSSPRSAARSRSTGRSGSRRTPRPTSNAGCALDPETVTALTEHNERCTARCEALDVPLARDAFVFSLAPDSSRPLVPSSVSQRYSRLAKRLDIDTHLHCLRHYSATELIAAGVDVRTVAGRLGHGGGGVTTLRVYAAWVAEADQRAAAVLAQRGPARPAVPTDDVGRVLRRPRSPRERLAVELRERIIRRVRRGRPPPRCQGIGSRAWAFAIDGEEGVRPDARVGFDFGRRG is encoded by the coding sequence GTGGCAGGACCCGGACTGGGGCATGCTCGTCTGGCTGACCATGGTCACCGGCGCCCGCCGGGGGGAGCTGTGTGGCCTGCGCTGGTCGCACGTGGATCTGCCCGGCGCAGTTCTCCACGATCCGCCGCGCGATCGCGCAGCACGGGACGGAGCGGTTCGAGAAGGACACCAAGACCCACCAGCAACGCCGGGTGCGCCCTCGACCCGGAGACGGTCACCGCGCTCACGGAGCACAACGAGCGCTGCACGGCGCGGTGCGAGGCCCTCGACGTGCCGCTCGCACGGGACGCTTTCGTGTTCTCGCTGGCGCCGGACAGCAGCCGGCCGCTCGTGCCCTCATCGGTGTCGCAGCGGTACAGCCGGCTCGCGAAGCGGCTCGACATCGACACGCACCTGCATTGCCTGCGGCACTACTCCGCGACCGAGCTCATCGCAGCCGGCGTCGACGTGCGGACCGTTGCCGGCCGGCTCGGGCACGGTGGGGGCGGTGTGACCACGCTCCGGGTCTACGCGGCATGGGTGGCGGAGGCGGACCAACGGGCGGCTGCTGTGCTTGCTCAGCGCGGCCCGGCGCGGCCAGCAGTGCCGACCGATGACGTCGGCCGTGTGCTGCGCCGGCCGCGGAGTCCGCGGGAGCGGCTCGCGGTCGAGCTGCGGGAGAGAATCATCAGGCGAGTACGCCGCGGACGGCCACCTCCCAGGTGTCAAGGCATTGGCAGTCGAGCGTGGGCTTTCGCCATCGACGGTGAAGAGGGCGTTCGACCTGATGCGCGAGTGGGGTTTGATTTTGGGCGCCGAGGGTGA
- a CDS encoding peroxiredoxin, protein MAPEVGTEAPDFTLKDQNNQDVTLSSFRGRRNVLVVFYPFAFSGICTGELCAIRDDIGSFQNEDVQVLGVSVDHVFALKAWANQEGYQFPLLSDFWPHGELAKTYGVFNADRGMAVRGTFLVDQQGIVRFAEVNAPGEARDQDAWKKALASVA, encoded by the coding sequence ATGGCGCCCGAGGTCGGCACCGAGGCACCCGACTTCACCCTCAAGGACCAGAACAACCAGGACGTGACGCTCTCGTCGTTCCGCGGCCGGCGCAACGTGCTGGTCGTCTTCTACCCGTTCGCGTTCTCCGGAATCTGCACCGGTGAGCTGTGCGCCATCCGGGACGACATCGGCAGCTTCCAGAACGAGGACGTCCAGGTGCTCGGCGTGTCGGTCGACCACGTGTTCGCCCTCAAGGCGTGGGCCAACCAGGAGGGCTACCAGTTCCCCCTGCTGTCGGACTTCTGGCCGCACGGCGAGCTCGCGAAGACCTACGGCGTGTTCAACGCCGACCGCGGCATGGCCGTGCGCGGCACCTTCCTCGTGGACCAGCAAGGCATCGTGCGGTTCGCCGAGGTGAACGCCCCCGGCGAGGCCCGCGACCAGGACGCGTGGAAGAAAGCGTTGGCCTCGGTGGCTTAA
- a CDS encoding phospholipase D family protein, which translates to MGTADWFLTRPERGNPAYRQPDWREGNDVRAHVHGTAYFARLVAEVRALRPGDHLLFTDWRGDADELLCPEGPTVGELFCDAARRGVVVKGLMWRSHADELSYSGQENRQLGDEVHAAGGEVLLDERVRRAGSHHQKLVVLRHLDDPGRDVAFAGGIDLCRSRRDDHTHRGDPQAAPMAAAYGEHPPWHDVQLEVRGPAVGLLDALFRERWDDPHSVDVHNPIAWLRDRLSNTDMRADPLPERPPDPPPAGHATVQVLRTYPAVRPGYPFAPHGERSVARGYGKVLRRARRLVYLEDQYMWSPHIARLLAEALRRNPRLHLMVVVPRHPDVDGRFALPPNQVGRVQAIEVCERAAPDRVHVYDLENREGTPVYVHAKVAVVDDTWACAGSANLNRRSWSHDSELSVAVLDDERDDREPVDPGGLGDGALRFARDLRLTLLREHLDRRHGDDADLLDPDDAVRAVDAAAEALDAWHDGGRGGPRPPGRLRHHRPERMRKRTRLWAVPAYRLVYDPDGRPWRDRMRGRW; encoded by the coding sequence ATGGGCACTGCGGACTGGTTCCTCACGCGGCCCGAACGCGGGAACCCGGCCTACCGGCAGCCGGACTGGCGCGAGGGCAACGACGTCCGCGCCCACGTGCACGGCACCGCCTACTTCGCCCGCCTGGTTGCGGAGGTGCGGGCGCTGCGCCCCGGCGACCACCTCCTCTTCACCGACTGGCGCGGCGATGCCGACGAGCTGCTCTGCCCGGAGGGGCCCACGGTCGGCGAGCTGTTCTGCGACGCCGCGCGCCGCGGGGTGGTCGTCAAGGGCCTGATGTGGCGCTCGCACGCCGATGAGCTGTCCTACAGCGGGCAGGAGAACCGCCAGCTCGGTGACGAAGTACACGCCGCGGGCGGCGAGGTCCTGCTCGACGAGCGGGTGCGCCGGGCGGGCTCCCACCACCAGAAGCTGGTGGTGCTGCGCCACCTGGACGACCCGGGCCGGGACGTGGCGTTCGCGGGCGGGATCGACCTGTGCCGCTCACGCCGCGACGACCACACCCACCGCGGCGACCCGCAGGCCGCGCCGATGGCCGCGGCCTACGGCGAGCACCCGCCGTGGCACGACGTGCAGCTCGAGGTCCGCGGCCCGGCCGTCGGCCTGCTCGACGCGCTGTTCCGGGAGCGCTGGGATGACCCGCACTCGGTCGACGTCCACAACCCGATCGCCTGGCTGCGCGACCGCCTCTCGAACACGGACATGCGGGCCGACCCGCTGCCCGAGCGGCCACCCGACCCGCCGCCGGCCGGGCACGCGACGGTGCAGGTGCTGCGCACCTACCCCGCCGTCCGGCCCGGCTACCCGTTCGCCCCGCACGGGGAACGATCGGTGGCACGGGGCTACGGGAAGGTCCTCCGCCGCGCCCGGCGGCTCGTCTACCTCGAGGACCAGTACATGTGGTCGCCGCACATCGCGCGGCTGCTCGCCGAGGCGCTACGGCGCAACCCCCGGCTGCACCTCATGGTGGTCGTCCCCCGCCACCCGGACGTGGACGGCCGGTTCGCGCTGCCACCCAATCAGGTGGGCCGGGTGCAGGCGATCGAGGTGTGCGAGCGGGCCGCCCCCGACCGGGTGCACGTCTACGACCTGGAGAACCGCGAGGGCACCCCGGTGTACGTGCACGCGAAGGTCGCTGTCGTCGACGACACGTGGGCGTGCGCGGGCAGCGCCAACCTCAACCGGCGTTCCTGGAGCCACGACAGCGAACTGTCCGTCGCAGTGCTCGACGACGAGCGCGACGACCGCGAGCCGGTCGACCCGGGCGGGCTGGGCGACGGAGCGCTGCGGTTCGCCCGTGACCTGCGGCTCACGCTGCTGCGCGAGCACCTCGACCGCAGGCACGGCGACGATGCCGACCTGCTCGACCCCGACGACGCCGTGCGCGCCGTTGACGCCGCCGCCGAGGCCCTCGACGCATGGCACGACGGCGGCCGGGGTGGACCCCGGCCGCCTGGGCGGTTGCGCCACCACCGGCCCGAACGGATGCGCAAGCGCACCCGGTTGTGGGCGGTGCCGGCATACCGGCTCGTCTACGACCCGGACGGGCGACCGTGGCGCGATCGGATGCGAGGACGCTGGTGA
- a CDS encoding DUF3052 domain-containing protein, with the protein MVAADDAGRTSDIAGKLGVEPGMVVQELGWDSDVDEAVRDAVEERAGDDLLDEEADDVIDLVLLWWRDGDGDLVDALINAIGPLAENGVIWVLTPKTGRPGHVEPSDIAEAAPTAGLSQTSNITVSEGWVGSRLVSPKAAKSRR; encoded by the coding sequence GTGGTCGCCGCGGATGATGCCGGACGTACGTCCGACATCGCGGGAAAGCTCGGTGTCGAGCCGGGCATGGTTGTCCAGGAACTCGGCTGGGACAGCGACGTCGATGAGGCGGTGCGCGACGCCGTCGAGGAAAGAGCGGGCGACGATCTGCTCGACGAGGAAGCCGACGATGTCATCGACCTCGTCCTGCTGTGGTGGCGCGACGGCGACGGGGACCTCGTGGATGCGTTGATCAACGCGATCGGTCCGCTCGCCGAGAACGGCGTGATCTGGGTGCTCACCCCGAAGACGGGGCGCCCCGGGCACGTGGAGCCCAGCGACATCGCGGAGGCCGCGCCCACGGCCGGGCTCTCGCAGACCTCCAACATCACGGTCAGCGAGGGCTGGGTGGGATCTCGGCTGGTGTCGCCGAAGGCGGCGAAGTCCCGGCGCTGA